GCCGCCAGGGCCGCTTTTTGAGCATGGACGAAATCGCGGCGGAGATCGGCGTCTCCAAGACCGTGCTCTACCGCTACTTCGTCGACAAGAACGACCTGACGACCGCGGTGATGATGCGCTTCACTCAGACCACGCTGATTCCCAACATGGCCGGCGCGCTGACGTCCAACCTGGACGGCTTCGATTTGACCCGCGAGGTCATCCGGGTCTACGTCGAGACCGTGGCGAACGAACCCGAGCCGTATCGGTTCGTCATGGCCAACAGCTCGGCCAGCAAGAGCAAGGTGATCGCCGACTCCGAGCGGATCATCGCCCGCATGATCGCGGTGATGATGCGCCGCCGCATGCAGCAGGTCGGCATGGACACCGGCGGGGTGGAGCCGTGGTCCTACCTGATCGTCGGCGGCGTGCAACTGGCGACCCACTCCTGGATGTCGGACCCACGGATGAGCCGCGACGAGCTGATCGACTACCTGACCATGCTGAGTTGGAGCTCGATCTGCGGGATCGTCGAGGCGGGCGGGTCGCTGGAGAAGTTTCGGGAGCAACCGCATCCGTCGCCGATCGTGCCGCCGTGAGAGCATTGAGCCCGGGTTTACGCTTCAGGAATGCCTGAGCTGAGCGTGGGCTCGCGGCTGAGGTCGTGGGCGTACGCGCTGCGCACCACCAATCCGCCACCGGATGGGCCGATCGACACCGTCACGCGGTGGCTCGTGGTCACCCGCGCGGCGGTGCTGTCCATGACGCTGTTCGCCGGCCTAATCGCGGCGCTGTTGGCGGTCGGCAAGCCCGGGCTGGATTGGCGCTGGCTGGTCCTGGCGGTGCTGGGAATCACGCTGGCGCATACCGCCAACAACCTCATGAACGACCTCTACGACACCCAGGTCGGCACCGACAGCGCCACCTACCCGCGCGCGCTCTACGCCCCGCATCCGGTGCTGTCGGGCCTGATCAGCGGCCGCACGCTGGGGCTGGCGATTCTCGCGGTGAACGTCGCCGACCTGGCGATCCTGGTCGTGCTGGTGTGGGCGCGCGGCTGGCCCGTGGTGGCGTTTGCGCTCGGCGGATTCGCCCTGAGCGTCGCCTACACGGCGCCGCCGCTGCGGCTGAAGAAACGCGGCCTTGGCGAGCCCGACGTTTTCGTCGTGTGGGGTCCGCTGATGATCTGCGGCACGTACTACTCGGCGGTCGGCGCGGTCGGTTGGGACGTCGCGCTGGCGTCGCTGCCCTACGGCCTGCTGTGCACGACGGTGCTGATGGGCAAGCACATCGACAAGATCCCGTACGACGAGCCGCTCGGCATCCGGACGCTGCCCGTCCTTCTCGGCGAGGCGCGCGCCCGGGCGGTGACGCTGGCCATGATGGTCGGCTTCTATGTGCTGGTGGTCGTTGCCGTCGCGGCGGGCGCGATGCCCTGGCCGGCGTTGCTTGTCGTCGTTGCGCTGCCCCGGCTGGCCAGGGTGTGGCCGTATTTCCGGCGCCCGCGGCCCGACGAGCCGCCACCGAAGTTTCCGGTGTGGCCGCTGTGGTATGCGGCGCTGGCCTGGGTGCACGTGCGCCAGGCGGGCGCGCTGCTGGTCGTGGGCCTTGCCGCCGGCGCCGTATTGCGTGTCTTGTGACGCGTGTGAGGCAAAGCGGGGGCAGGAAAGCGACTTGAACCGCCTTAGCGGCTAGCATTCAGGGGATGCATCGGGGGCCGACCGGCTGCTTGGGTTGCCAGGACGTCCGGGACCCCGAGATAAAGAAAGGCTCTATTCCTTATGTCTGTGCAGCTCACGCCGGATTTCGGGAACGTGCAAGCGCACTACGATCTCTCCGACGACTTCTTCCGGTTGTTCCTCGACCCCACGCAGACCTACAGCTGCGCCTACTTCGACCGCGACGACATGACGCTCGAGGAGGCCCAGACCGCCAAAATCGACCTCTCGCTGTCCAAATTGGGCCTGGAGCCGGGGATGACGCTGCTGGACATCGGCTGCGGCTGGGGTGCCACCATGAAACGCGCCATCGAGAAGTACAACGTCAACGTCGTGGGATTGACGCTGTCGGAGAACCAGGCCGAGCATGTGCAGAAGATGTTCGACCAGATGGACACCACCCGCACTCGGCGGGTGCTGCTGGAGGGCTGGGAGAAGTTTGACGAGCCCGTCGACCGCATCGTCTCGATCGGCGCTTTCGAGCACTTCGGCCGGCAACGCTATGGCCGCTTCTTCAAGATGGCCCACGAGGTGCTGCCGTCCGACGGCGTCATGCTGCTGCACACCATCTCGCGTCCCACCTTCAAAGACGCCAGGGCGCGGGGCAGGCCGCTGACCCACGAAATTGTGCACTTCACCCAATTCATCCTGGCCGAGATCTTCCCCGGCGGCTGGCTGCCGACGATCCCGTCGGTCGAAGAGCACGCTGTGGCGGCCGGTTTCAAAATCACTCGGATTCAGTCGTTACAGCTGCACTACGCGAGGACGCTCGAGACTTGGGCTGGCGCGCTCGAGGCCAACAAGGAAACGGCCGTCGCGATCCAGTCCGAAGAGGTCTACAAGCGGTACATGAAGTACCTCACCGGCTGCGCCAAGCTGTTTCGCCAGGGATACACCGACGTCAATCAGTTCACCTTGGAAAAGTAAGGCTGCGGCTGTTACTTCGTCAGCGTGAACTGCCCGACGTCCGTGATCCCTTTGCGGAAGAAGTTCTCGCACCCGGTCAGATAGTGCATGTAGCGGTCGTAGACCTCTTCGGACTGGATCGCGATGGCCTTTTCTCTATTGGCCTCTAAATTGGCCGCCCACATGTGCAGCGTCCGCTCGTAATGCTCGCGCAGCAATTGCACTCTTTCGACCGAGAACCCGGCCGGCTGCGCGAACTTGACGATGTCCTCCTGCGCCGGCAACTGCCCGCCCGGGAAAATTACCGTGCCGATGAACTTCGCAAATCGCACATCGCTCATCGTCAGCGTGACGCCGCGCGCGGGCAGCTCTTGCCATTGATACGTCAAAATCGTGTGCAACAACATCCGGCCGTCGTCGGGAAGGATGTCATGGGCGCGTTGGAAGAACGCGGGCCAACGTTCCGCCTTGAACGCTTCGAAGGCGCCGATCGAGACGATGCGGTCCACCTTGTCGTCGAACTCTTCCCAGCCCTGCAACCGGATCTCGATGTTGCGCTGGGTCGGCATCCCGGCCAGTTTGGCCTTGCTGTACTCGAACTGATTGCGGCTGAGCGTAATTCCGATGACATTGACGTCGAACTTCTCGACCGCTCGTTGCAGCGCTCCACCCCAGCCGCAACCGATGTCGAGCAGCGTCATCCCGGGCTCGAGGTTCAGCTTTCCCAGCGCCAGGTCGAACTTGGCGTTTTGCGCTTCCTCGAGGGTCATGTCGTCGCGCTCGAAGTAAGCGCAGGTATAGCCCATCGTCGGGTCTAGGAACAACGCGAAAAACTCATCTGAAACATCGTAGATCGATTGCGACTCTTCGTAATACGGCCTCAATTGAGTCATGCGCTGCGGACACCTCTCGTTAATAGGTCGCGAGCATGATATCCGATTCACTCAAGCAGCTGCTACACGACTCCCCATCGACCGGCTCGGGCCGTCGCCGCGCGATAGCCGGCCGGTCGGATTTCAGTGCGCTTCAGTACTCGTAGAAACCCTGACCCGATTTTTTGCCCAGCCGGCCCGCCTCCACCATGCGCAACAACAACGGCGGCGGACCGTAATGGGGCTCCTTGAATTCCTCGAACATCTTGTCCGCGATCAGTTTGAGGGTGTCCAGGCCAACAAGATCGGACAGCCGCAGCGGGCCCATGGGGTGCGACAGCCCGGCAACGACGGCCTTGTCGACGTCTTCGACCGTAGCGAACCCGGCCTCGACCATCCGGATCGCCGACAGCAGATAGGGCACCAACAGCGCATTCACCACGAAGCCCGACCGGTCCGAGCAGCGCACCACCTGTTTACCCAGGACCGCGCCGGCGAACTCCTCGGTGCGAGCGGCGGCGGCCTCGTCGGTGACCAGCGTGCTGACCAACTCGACCAGCGGCAACACCGGGACCGGGTTGAAGAAGTGCAGACCCAATACCCGTTGGGGGTTCTTGGTAGCGGCGGCGAGCTTCATGATCGGGATGCTGGAGGTGTTGGACGCCAGCACCGCGTCGGGATCGGTGACGACGCTGTCGAGTCTCGCGAAAACCCCGGCCTTGATCGCCTCGTCCTCGACGATGGCCTCGATCACCAGTTGCCGGTCGGCGAGGTCGTTCAGGTCCGTGGTGAAGGTGAGCTTGCTCAGCGCGCGGTCGCGCTCCCGCTCGGTCACCTTGCCCGCACTGACACCGCGCTCCAGCGACTTCACGATGCGGTTGCGTCCCGCCGTGATCAGCGCCTCGGTGGTCTCGAACACCGTCACGCCCACACCGGCGCGGACGGCGACCTCGGCAATGCCGGATCCCATCTGACCGGCCCCGACAACCCCTACCCGCTCGATCGCTGCGTCGCTCACTTGTCGTTGTCTCCAGTCGCATTGTCATGCACCGCAATAGGCCCCGCCCAGGTTGGCCGGGCGGGGCCTATGCTGTCAACTTCCGCCGCGAGCAGACGCAGACTCGCATAAATCCGGCCGCCGGAATGCGATTCTGCGTCTGCTCGCGAGGCCGGGCGGGCTCTCAGCTCAGTGGAACTGGCCCTCCTCGGTGGAACCGGTCAGCGCGGTGGTCGACGAGTTCGGGTCGACCGTGGTGGCGATGCGGTCGAAGTAACCGGCGCCGACCTCGCGCTGGTGCTTGGTCGCGGTGTAGCCACGCTCCTCGGCGGCGAACTCGCGCTCCTGCAAGTCGACGTAGGCGCTCATCTGGTTGCGGGCATAGCCGTAGGCCAGGTCGAACATCGAGTAGTTCAGCGCGTGGAAGCCGGCCAGCGTGATGAACTGGAACTTGAATCCCATTGCGGCAAGCTCCTTTTGGAACTTCGCGATGGTGCCGTCGTCGAGGTGCTTGCGCCAGTTGAACGACGGCGAGCAGTTGTACGCCAGCATCTGGTCGGGGTAGGCGCCCTTGACCGCCTCGGAGAACTTCCGCGCGACCTCGAGGTCGGGGGTGCCGGTTTCCATCCAGATCAGGTCGGCGTACGGGGCGTAGGCCTTGGCCCGCGCGATGCAGGGCTCGATGCCGTTGCGGGTCCGGTAGAAACCCTCCCGGGTGCGCTCGCCGGTGATGAACGGCTGGTCGCGCTCGTCGACGTCGGACGTGATCAGCGTGGCCGCCTCAGCGTCCGTGCGGGCGATCACCACGGTCGGCACGCCACAGACGTCGGCGGCCAGCCGGGCCGACGTCAGCGTGCGGATGTGCTGCTGGGTCGGGATCAGCACCTTGCCGCCCAGGTGGCCGCACTTCTTCTCCGACGCCAGCTGGTCCTCCCAGTGCGAACCCGCGACACCGGCGGCGATCAGCGCCTTCTGCAGCTCGAAGACGTTGAGCGCGCCCCCGAAGCCGGCCTCGCCGTCGGCGACGATCGGCGCCAGCCAGTTCTCCACCGACTTGTCGCCCTCGACCTTGGCGATCTGGTCGGCGCGCTGCAGCGCGTTGTTGATCCGGCGGACCACCTGCGGCACCGAGTTGGCCGGGTACAGGCTCTGGTCTGGGTAGGTCTGGCCCGACAGGTTGGCGTCACCGGCGACCTGCCAGCCCGACAGGTAGATGGCCTTCAGGCCCGCGCGCACCTGCTGGACGGCCTGGTTGCCGGTCAGCGCGCCGAGCGCGTTGACCCACTCCAGGTCGTGCAGCTCCTCCCACAACACCTCCGCGCCACGGCGGGCCAAGGTGTGCTCCTCGACCACGGTGCCCTGCAGCGCGACAACGTCCTCGGCGGTGTAGGTACGGGCGACGTCCTTCCAGCGCGGGTTCGTGTCCCAGTCGTGCTGGATCTGCTCGGCGCTCTTCGGGGTGCCAACGACAGACATTGGGCTTACTCCTTAAACGGTCTTGTGGCTGAACTTTGCTGAACTTCTGACGCTACCGCCGGCCGGCGGTAGCTAGCGGCTCAGCTTCACTGGCGTGCTAACTCGACCATGGCACAGCCGATCGGCCCTGGCCACCCATTTCAATTGCCAATTTCCGCAACGACTCCGTGCGAATTTGCAAAGTTTGCGAAGACTGCGATTAACTTAACCGTTTCAGAAGCTACCCGTCAGTAACCACATTTTTGCAGGTCAGGCTGGAAATTGGCGGGACCGGCGGTTCGGCTAGAGAGCGAAGATCGCGGCGACGGCTTTCGCCTCGTCGCCGACGGTGTATGTGAGCGTGGTAACAGGCCGGTCCGCCAGCTCGGGACCGAATTGATCCGTCGAACCGGCGGCGTGGACGTGCGAGACGACCTCCAGCTTGTCGCCCAGCGCCACCGGTGCCTCGTGTTCGATGGTCACCCGCAGCGGTCCCGCCAACAGTTCGGGGTGGGAAGCCAGGTAGTCCTCGATCACGCTCCAGTACACCGAGTTGTTCATGTGGTCGAACAGGTCGATGTCGGTGACCCGGACCGGGAACTCGTGGATCTCGACCGCTCCAGAAGCAAGGTCGCGGCTGCCCGGCTTCAAATAACCCTTCCACCTCAGTCGATCGACGGAGGTGGTCTTGCGCAGGCCCTCCAAGAAGTCGTCGGCAATGCGCGCCGGCATCTGGGTTTCCCGATTGATGTTGATCCAGAACGCCTCGGATTCGATCAGGCCGCCCTTGCGCCCGTCTATGCGGACCCGCATCTCACACCACCGGTTCGAGGTGCCCGAACACCATCTCCGCAGACGCAGCATGTCACCGAACTCGATCGGGCGGATCAGGTCCACCATGGTGCGCCGGACGATCCACAGCGGATGGGTCTCTTCGAAGCCCATCTCGCGCAACTGGTCCTGGCCGATGTCCTGGATGTGCCGGGCGGCGGCGTCCAGCCGCAGCCTGCCATCGCGGTCGATGTCGCCGACGCGCAGCGGCCATTCGCGGCCGAATACGTCGGGGTGGCCGTCGGGCACCGGCATCATCGTTTTGTCCAGGCTCACGGCGTCGCTCCCCGTTTTACTTCTCGTCGGTACCCGAGTTTTTACCCCCGAGTTCCTGACGCGAATCATGCCAATCGCGTCCGTCAAACACCAATCGTGAGCGATCATCCCGGCATGCCAACTCTGCGAACCCCGTCTTCACAACGGCGGGTACGCTGCGTTAGGTGTCCAAGACCTTCGTCGGGTCGCGCGTTCGCCAGCTGCGCAACGAACGCGGCTTTTCTCAGGCTGCGCTGGCTCAGATGTTGGAGATCTCGCCGAGCTACCTCAACCAGATCGAGCACGACGTTCGCCCGCTGACGGTGGCCGTGTTGCTCCGGATCACCGAGGTGTTCGGTGTGGACGCGACCTTCTTCGCCTCCCAGGACGACACCCGGCTGGTCGCCGAGCTGCGTGAGGTGACGATGGATCGCGACCTGAACGTCGCCGTCGACCCGACCGAAGTGGCCGAGATGGTCGGCGCCCATCCCGCCCTGGCCCGCGCGGTGGTCAACCTGCACCGGCGCTACCGGATCACCACCGCGCAGTTGGCCGCCGCCACCGAGGAGCGCTACTCCGACGGCAGCGGCAGCGGGTCGATCACCATGCCCCACGAAGAAGTGCGCGACTACTTCTACCAACACCAGAACTATCTGCACGAGCTGGACACCGCCGCCGAAGACCTCACCATCCAGATGCGGTTGCACCACGGCGACCTGGCCCGCGAGTTGACCCGCCGGCTCACCGAGGTGCACGGGGTGCACATCACCAGGCGGATCGACCTTGGGGACACCGTGCTGCACCGCTATGACCCCAAGGCCAAGACGCTGGAAATCAGCAACCACCTTTCCCCGGGTCAGCAGGTGTTCAAGATGGCCGCCGAGTTGGCGTACCTGGAGTTCGGCGACCTGATCGACAGCATGGTCGAAGAGGGCAAGTTCACCAGCGAGGAGTCGCACACGCTGGCCCGGCTGGGGCTGGCCAATTACTTCGCCGCCGCCGCGGTGCTGCCCTACCGCCAATTCCACGACGTCACCGAGAATTTCCGCTATGACGTCGAGCGGCTCTCGGCGTTCTACTCGGTGAGCTACGAAACCATCGCCCACCGGCTCTCGACGTTGCAACGGCCGTCGATGCGGGGCGTGCCGTTTTCCTTCGTCCGGGTTGACCGGGCCGGCAACATGTCAAAACGGCAGTCCGCCACCGGCTTTCACTTCTCCTCCAGTGGCGGCACCTGTCCGTTGTGGAACGTCTACGAAACGTTCGCCAACCCCGGCAAGATCCTCGTGCAGATCGCCCAGATGCCCGACGGCCGCAACTACATGTGGGTGGCCCGCACCGTGGAGCGCCGCGCCGCGCGGTATGGTCAGCCCGGTAAAACCTTCGCGATCGGCCTGGGCTGCGAGCTTCGCCACGCCCACCGGCTCGTCTACTCGGAAGGACTCGACTTGTCCGGCGACCCAGGGAGCTTGGGAAACATAGCCACGCCGATCGGCGCGGGTTGCCGTGTCTGCGAACGCGACAACTGCCCGCAGCGGGCGTTCCCGGCGCTGGGACGCGCGCTCGATCTCGACGAGCACCGCAGCACCGTGTCCCCATACCTGGTGAAGCAAGCGTGAGCCCCCCTCAAACTGGCCCGGCCGGCCGCATCCCGTCGGGACGGTTCCGCGAGCTCGGACTGATCAATTGGGTGGTGGCGAAGTTGGCCGCCCGCAGCATGGGCGTGCCGGAGATGCACCTGTTCACCGCGCTGGGTCGACGCCGGTTGCTGTTTTGGACCTGGCTGTTCTACGGTGGCCGACTGCTGCACGGGCGACTACCGGCCGCCGACACCGAGTTGGTGATCCTGCGGGTCGCACACCTGCGGGCCTGCGAATACGAGCTGCAGCACCATCGCCGGCTAGCGCGCAAGCGTGGCCTAGACGAGAACGTCCAGGCCACGATTTTTGCGTGGCCCGACGTCCCGGAAGACGCCGCCAACCAACTCAGCGCCCGGCAACGGGCGCTGCTGGTGGCCACGGACGAGTTCGTCAAAGAGCGCACCGTCACCGGCGCCACCTGGCACCAGCTGGCTACCCACCTGGATCAGCGCCGATTGATCGAATTCTGCTTGCTGGCAAGCCAATACGACGGGCTGGCGGCGACTATGTCCGCGCTCGACATCCCGCTTGACCACCCGGGCTAGAGGTAAACATCGGCCAGCACGGCCAATGTCAGCACCACGGGAAGCACCGGCAGGCCGAAGCCAAACCCCGACCACAGATACTTTCCGCGCCGGCGCGCCACCGAGCCGCACAGCCCGGCGCAAATTGCCAGCCCGACCGACAGGATCAACACCGTCGGGGCCCATCGGCCCACCGCCGCGTTGTCGTCGGCGATCGAAAAGGCCACCAGCCACAGCACATAGCCGGTGGCGGCCCCACCGATGGCACCCACGATGGTGCCAGCGGTGCCACCGGTCCGGCTGATCTTCATCGGCGGGCTCAGAAGTTGATCATGTGGCCGGTCAAGCCGTGGAAGCACTCTTGCAGCGCTTCTGACATGGTCGGATGGGTGTGCACGTTGCGGGCCAGCTCGCCCGCGGTCAGATCCCACTTCTGCGCCAACGTCAGTTCGGGCAGCAGCTCGGACACGTCGTGGCCGATCAGGTGCCCGCCCAGCAGCTCGCCGTACTTGGCGTCGGCCACCAGCTTGACGAAACCGCTCGGGTCGCCGAGGCCGTGCGCCTTGCCGTTGGCGGTGAACGGGAACTTGGCCACCTTGACGTCGTAGCCTTCGTCGCGGGCCTGCTGTTCGGTCAGCCCGAAGCTGGCGACCTGCGGTTGGCAGAACGTCGCACGCGGCAGCATCCGATAGTCGCCGAGGGCCAAAGTCTCTGCGCCGGCGATGGTTTCGGCCGCGACGACGCCCTGCGCCTCGGCGACGTGCGCCAGCTGCAGCTTGCCGGTGACGTCGCCGATGGCGTAGATGTGCGGGACGCTGGTCTGCATGTAGTCGCTGATGCCAATGGCCTTGTGGTCGGTCAGCGCGACCCCGGCCCGGTCCAGCCCGTAGCCCTCGACGTTGGGCGCAAACCCGATGGCCTGCAACACCTTTTCGGCCTTGAGCTCCTCCGACCTGCCGTCCTTGCTGACGGTCACCGTCACCACGGAACCGTTGTCGGAGATGGACTCCACCTTGGTTCCGGTGAGGATCTGGACGCCCAGCTTCTTGAACTGCTTCTCGATCTCCTTGGACACCTCGGCGTCCTCGTTGGGCAGCGCGCGCGGCAGGAACTCGACGATGGTGACGTCGACGCCGTAGTTCTTCAGCACGTAGCCGAATTCCATGCCGATGGCCCCGGCCCCGGCGATGATGATCGACTCCGGCAGCTCGCGGGACAGGATCTGTTCCTCGTAGGTGACCACGTTGGCCGACAGCGACGTTCCCGGAACCAGCCGGGTGCTGCTGCCGGTGGCGATGATGGCGTTGTCGAACGTGACCGATTCGGTACCGCCGTCGTTGAGATCGACCGACAGCGTGTGGGGATCGGTGAATCGGCCGTACCCGTGGATCTCGGTGATCTTGTTCTTCTTCATCAGGAAGTGCACGCCGGCGACGCGGCCCTCGGCCACCTTGCGGCTGCGGTCGAAGGCGATCCCGTAGTCGAAGGTCGCCTCGCCGCTGATGCCAAAGGTCTTGGCGTCCTTGGTGAAGATGTGGGCGAGTTCGGCGTTGCGCAGCAGCGCCTTGGACGGGATGCAGCCGACGTTGAGGCAGACCCCACCCCAGTATTTCGGTTCGACGATTGCGGTGTTCAGGCCGAGCTGCGCGGCGCGGATGGCCGCGACATAGCCGCCGGGACCGGCTCCGAGGACGACGACGTCATAGTGAGTCACGAGCCCCACCCTAGTGGCCGGCGACCGTCAGTACGGAATGACACCGACCAGACAGTGACCCACCCGCTCGCAGTAGTAATAGCCATAGAGCGGCGCCGCCGCGGCGACGGAGGCGAACGGTCCGGACATCACCGCGATCGACAGCGCCGAGATCACCGGCCTGCCCTGCACCATCGCCAGCATCACGCCACCCACGGCGCAGGCCACGACATAGACCAAGACCATGAACACCACCGGCGTCTTGTCGATCGTGTGGTACCACCAAGAGAACAGCCCCAGCCCGACCTCGGCCTCCGCGATCCACACACCGAGCAGCACCAGAACCAACTTCCACCACTTCAGGTAGAGGTAGCGGCCGGGAACGGTGACCGATTGCACCGGCACGCCGGCCGATTCGGTCCCCAAATCCCGCTCCGACACTGCGGGCGTCTCGGGCGTCTCGGGCGCGGGCTGCGGCCCGGTGTCCTCGGCATCGCTGGCATCGCTGGAATCGCTGGCGTCGCTGAAATCCGGGACCCATGACTGGGTGCCGGTGTCCTCGGAATCCGAGAAATCCGGCTTGAACGGCTCGGTGCCCGGACTCGACGCGTGATCGTCGTCAGCCACCGGAGACCGCCTGCAACGCGACGAGGACGCCGAACCAACCGGGCGCGATCGACAGGATGAACGCGCCCACCACGGTGACCCATCGACGCCCGGAAAACAGGATCGTCAGCAGCCCGGTCACGCTTGGAATCCCGACCACCAGCGCGATGGCGATGTCCGGGCGCATCCCCGCATGGACCACCACGGCGAACGCGACGCCCGCCAACAACCCGACCGCACAGCCGATCAGCATGGCGCTGGCCAGCAGCCCGGGACGCGGAAGCGGGATCACGGTGACGACCTTACTGCGGTTATCGAGTGCGAGGATTGCACGTTCCCGGCGCGGTCGCTTCGTCGGGAGTCACCACCCGACCGCGCGCCGAGGGGCGTTCGCCGCGGTCGTAGGCGGCCCCGGTGATGACCGGCGTGGCCCGAATCAGCGCCTGCTCTTCGTCGGTGAAGACGCGGCCGCGGCTGAGAAACCGCACGCCTTCCGGCGCCTCCAGGCTGAACCCGCCGCCGCGGCCCGGCACCACGTCGATGACCAGCTGGGTGTGCTTCCAGGCCGCGTACTGCGGACCCGAAATCCACACCGGCACCCCGTCGCCCACGTCGAGCACACCGAGCAGGACGTCGCGGTCGCCGACGAGGAAGTCGCCGCGCGGGTAGCACATCGGCGACGACCCGTCGCAGCAACCACCGGACTGGTGAAACATCACCGGGCCATGCCGCTCCTGCAGTGAAGCCAGCAGTTCGGCGGCGGCCGCGGTGATGAGCACCCCCGCAGGCGCGTCCATCAGTAGAAACCGAGCGCCTTGTCGGAGTAGGACACCAGCATGTTCTTGGTCTGCTGGTAGTGGTCGAGCATCATCTTGTGGTTCTCCCGGCCGATGCCGGACTGCTTGTAACCGCCGAACGCCGCGTGCGCGGGATAGACGTGGTAGCAGTTGACCCACACCCGGCCGGCCTGGATGTCGCGGCCGGCCCGGTAGGCGGTGTTGCCGTCGCGGCTCCACACGCCGGCGCCCAAACCGTAGAGGGTGTCATTGGCGATCGAGATGGCGTCGTCGTAATCGGAGAACG
The nucleotide sequence above comes from Mycobacterium malmoense. Encoded proteins:
- the lpdA gene encoding dihydrolipoyl dehydrogenase, which gives rise to MTHYDVVVLGAGPGGYVAAIRAAQLGLNTAIVEPKYWGGVCLNVGCIPSKALLRNAELAHIFTKDAKTFGISGEATFDYGIAFDRSRKVAEGRVAGVHFLMKKNKITEIHGYGRFTDPHTLSVDLNDGGTESVTFDNAIIATGSSTRLVPGTSLSANVVTYEEQILSRELPESIIIAGAGAIGMEFGYVLKNYGVDVTIVEFLPRALPNEDAEVSKEIEKQFKKLGVQILTGTKVESISDNGSVVTVTVSKDGRSEELKAEKVLQAIGFAPNVEGYGLDRAGVALTDHKAIGISDYMQTSVPHIYAIGDVTGKLQLAHVAEAQGVVAAETIAGAETLALGDYRMLPRATFCQPQVASFGLTEQQARDEGYDVKVAKFPFTANGKAHGLGDPSGFVKLVADAKYGELLGGHLIGHDVSELLPELTLAQKWDLTAGELARNVHTHPTMSEALQECFHGLTGHMINF
- a CDS encoding putative holin codes for the protein MIPLPRPGLLASAMLIGCAVGLLAGVAFAVVVHAGMRPDIAIALVVGIPSVTGLLTILFSGRRWVTVVGAFILSIAPGWFGVLVALQAVSGG
- a CDS encoding DUF779 domain-containing protein translates to MDAPAGVLITAAAAELLASLQERHGPVMFHQSGGCCDGSSPMCYPRGDFLVGDRDVLLGVLDVGDGVPVWISGPQYAAWKHTQLVIDVVPGRGGGFSLEAPEGVRFLSRGRVFTDEEQALIRATPVITGAAYDRGERPSARGRVVTPDEATAPGTCNPRTR